One Streptomyces fagopyri DNA window includes the following coding sequences:
- a CDS encoding endonuclease V — protein MKTVRNPAGWPATQEQARAAQDELRGRVVLDEPGPPPGTGTVTGVDVAYDDERDLVVAAAVVLDAVSLQVVAEATAVGQVSFPYVPGLLAFREIPTVLAALDALPCPPGLVVCDGYGLAHPRRFGLASHLGVLTGLPTIGVAKNPFTFAYQEPGAPRGSTSPLLAAADVDAAHEDAHEDADEDADEVGRALRTRDGVKPVFVSVGHRVSLDNACAHTLALTPEFRLPETTRRADSLCRRALRETTP, from the coding sequence ATGAAGACCGTACGTAATCCCGCGGGTTGGCCCGCGACGCAGGAGCAGGCCCGCGCCGCGCAGGACGAGCTGCGCGGGCGGGTGGTGCTCGACGAGCCGGGTCCGCCGCCCGGCACCGGCACGGTGACGGGGGTCGACGTGGCCTACGACGACGAGCGGGACCTCGTCGTGGCCGCCGCCGTCGTGCTCGACGCGGTGTCCCTCCAGGTCGTCGCCGAGGCCACCGCCGTCGGACAGGTGTCCTTCCCGTACGTCCCCGGGCTGCTCGCCTTCCGTGAGATCCCGACGGTGCTGGCCGCGCTCGACGCGCTGCCGTGCCCGCCGGGCCTCGTCGTCTGTGACGGTTACGGCCTCGCCCACCCGCGCCGCTTCGGCCTCGCCAGTCACCTCGGCGTGCTCACCGGGCTCCCCACGATCGGGGTCGCCAAGAACCCGTTCACCTTCGCGTACCAGGAGCCCGGCGCCCCGCGCGGCAGTACGTCACCCCTGCTCGCCGCCGCCGACGTCGACGCCGCGCACGAGGACGCGCACGAGGACGCGGACGAGGACGCGGACGAGGTGGGACGGGCGCTGCGCACCCGGGACGGCGTCAAACCGGTGTTCGTGTCGGTCGGCCACCGGGTGAGCCTCGACAACGCGTGCGCGCACACGCTGGCGCTCACCCCCGAGTTCCGCCTGCCGGAGACCACCCGGCGTGCGGACTCCCTGTGCCGGCGCGCCCTTCGGGAGACAACGCCCTGA
- the ssgD gene encoding spore wall synthesis regulator SsgD — protein sequence MSTVIEQPVEARLVAAAPRMPSIPATLHYDRSDPFAVRMTFPAPATLEGVEVCWTFARELLVSGMEDAVGYGDVRVRPYGYDRTVLEFHAPEGTAVVHVRSGEMRHFLRRTTELVPVGNEHLQVDLDHDLAELLRGTC from the coding sequence TTGTCCACCGTCATCGAGCAGCCCGTAGAGGCCCGTCTCGTCGCCGCCGCGCCGCGGATGCCGAGCATTCCCGCAACGCTCCACTACGACCGGAGCGACCCCTTCGCCGTCCGTATGACCTTCCCGGCCCCGGCCACGCTGGAGGGCGTGGAGGTGTGCTGGACGTTCGCGCGCGAACTGCTCGTCTCCGGCATGGAGGACGCCGTGGGCTACGGCGACGTCCGGGTGCGGCCGTACGGATACGACCGCACCGTCCTGGAGTTCCACGCCCCCGAGGGCACCGCCGTGGTGCATGTGCGCTCAGGCGAGATGCGGCACTTCCTGCGGCGCACGACCGAGCTGGTGCCGGTCGGGAACGAACACCTCCAGGTCGACCTGGACCACGACCTGGCGGAGCTCCTGCGGGGCACCTGCTAG
- the mmpA gene encoding morphogenic membrane protein MmpA, which translates to MPTHRSPKPAARRAHPGPAQPVERAVTAALVLSVVAGVGWVGGMIYTVLEWPL; encoded by the coding sequence ATGCCGACGCACCGATCCCCGAAGCCCGCCGCCCGCCGAGCGCACCCCGGCCCCGCCCAGCCCGTCGAGCGTGCCGTGACGGCCGCGCTGGTCCTCTCCGTCGTCGCCGGGGTCGGCTGGGTGGGCGGAATGATCTACACGGTGCTGGAGTGGCCGCTGTAG
- a CDS encoding GOLPH3/VPS74 family protein codes for MPNGPLSLPARLYLLSWDTTRLKVTGETHLHHLVRAGALTELAQRGLLADVDGIATPVDIDARTGDLALDGLLELVEESRPRKWKTWVTLRARVTVDAVRAQLAAEGYLRAGKKRVLGLFPSVDYRLERVEAVEALREEARAVLRGPLSVTEVSDRDAALVALAAAAELRTLVPGKDRKLYKERIEELTERSGAAAPALKKVIQEVRTAMIVAATAASTAGAATGG; via the coding sequence GTGCCCAACGGCCCGCTGTCGCTGCCCGCCCGGCTCTACCTGCTGTCCTGGGACACCACGCGGCTCAAGGTCACCGGCGAGACCCATCTCCACCATCTGGTCCGCGCCGGCGCGCTCACGGAGCTGGCCCAGCGCGGACTGCTCGCCGATGTGGACGGCATCGCCACGCCGGTGGACATCGACGCCCGCACGGGTGATCTCGCCCTCGACGGACTCCTGGAACTCGTCGAGGAGTCCCGGCCGCGGAAGTGGAAGACCTGGGTGACCCTCCGGGCGCGCGTCACCGTCGACGCGGTCCGCGCGCAGCTCGCCGCCGAGGGATATCTGCGGGCCGGCAAGAAAAGGGTGCTGGGGCTTTTCCCGTCCGTGGACTACCGGCTGGAGCGGGTGGAGGCGGTGGAGGCGCTGCGGGAGGAGGCACGGGCGGTCCTGCGGGGACCCCTGTCCGTCACGGAGGTCTCCGACCGGGACGCGGCCCTCGTCGCGCTTGCCGCCGCGGCCGAGCTGCGCACCCTCGTACCGGGCAAGGACCGCAAGCTGTACAAGGAGCGTATCGAGGAGCTCACCGAGCGCAGCGGAGCCGCGGCCCCGGCGCTGAAGAAGGTCATCCAGGAAGTGCGTACGGCGATGATCGTGGCGGCCACCGCGGCCTCGACCGCGGGAGCGGCGACGGGCGGCTGA
- a CDS encoding saccharopine dehydrogenase family protein, protein MSRAKETDRAYDIVLFGATGFVGALTAEYLAAHAPEGLRWAIAGRDRKKLERLREGLAGAPDVIRADTSEPASLRELAHRARVVATTVGPYIVHGEELVAACADAGTDYLDLTGEPEFVDLMYVRHDARARETGARLVHACGFDSIPHDLGAYFTVRQLPEGVPLRVDGFVRTQAMFSGGTFASALTQFARGRQILTAARDRGRHEPRLLERRASAPVGAPRYAKEVGAWALPLPTIDPQIVRRSARELGRYGPDFRYRHYAAVQRLPIAVGGVAAVGAVFAAAQLPPARRWLSDRIKPGEGPSAERRARSWFSVRFVGEGGGKRVFTEVAGGDPGYDETAKMFAESALSLAFDDLPRTAGQVTTAVAMGDALIARLRAAGITFRVAAIR, encoded by the coding sequence ATGAGCAGGGCAAAAGAGACGGATCGCGCGTACGACATCGTGCTCTTCGGGGCCACGGGCTTCGTCGGGGCGCTCACCGCGGAGTACCTCGCCGCGCACGCGCCCGAGGGGCTGCGCTGGGCGATCGCGGGGCGCGACCGGAAGAAGCTGGAGCGGCTGCGCGAAGGGCTCGCCGGTGCCCCCGACGTCATCCGGGCGGACACCTCCGAGCCGGCGTCGCTGCGTGAACTGGCCCACCGCGCGCGCGTGGTGGCCACCACGGTCGGACCGTACATCGTGCACGGCGAGGAGCTGGTCGCCGCCTGCGCCGACGCGGGCACCGACTATCTGGACCTCACCGGTGAACCCGAGTTCGTGGACCTGATGTACGTCCGGCACGACGCGCGCGCCCGGGAGACCGGGGCCCGGCTCGTGCACGCCTGCGGTTTCGACTCGATCCCGCACGATTTGGGAGCGTACTTCACGGTGCGGCAGCTGCCCGAGGGCGTACCGCTGAGGGTCGACGGTTTCGTACGTACGCAGGCGATGTTCTCGGGCGGAACGTTCGCCTCCGCGCTCACCCAGTTCGCGCGCGGCCGGCAGATCCTGACCGCGGCGCGGGACCGCGGGCGGCACGAGCCGCGGCTGTTGGAACGGCGTGCGTCCGCGCCGGTGGGCGCTCCCCGGTACGCCAAGGAGGTCGGCGCCTGGGCGCTTCCGCTGCCCACGATCGATCCGCAGATCGTGCGCCGTTCGGCGCGGGAACTCGGGCGGTACGGGCCCGACTTCCGCTACCGCCACTACGCGGCCGTGCAGCGGCTGCCGATCGCGGTGGGCGGGGTCGCCGCCGTCGGCGCGGTGTTCGCGGCGGCCCAGCTGCCGCCCGCGCGGCGCTGGCTGTCCGACCGGATCAAGCCGGGCGAGGGACCGAGCGCCGAACGCCGGGCCAGGAGCTGGTTCTCCGTGCGGTTCGTGGGCGAGGGCGGCGGGAAGCGGGTGTTCACCGAGGTCGCGGGCGGCGACCCCGGCTACGACGAGACCGCCAAGATGTTCGCCGAGTCCGCGCTGTCGCTCGCCTTCGACGACCTGCCGCGGACGGCGGGTCAGGTCACGACGGCGGTGGCGATGGGCGACGCGCTCATCGCACGGCTCCGCGCGGCGGGGATCACCTTCCGGGTCGCGGCCATCCGGTAG
- a CDS encoding WD40/YVTN/BNR-like repeat-containing protein: MRGLGKSRRKSRASRTVTVGLCAAAFAAALTAAAPAQAHEAQAHGTRAHGTRAHGSGKAVVHWELKAGGTDARFRGLSAVGRNTAWVAGSKGTVLRTTDGGAHWHDVSPPGAAGLEFRDIEAFDARRAVALTIGEGEASRVFRTDDGGATWTESFRNTDPKAFYDCLTFFDRRHGLAMSDPVDGRFRILSTSDGGRSWTVLPGDGMPAAQDGEAGFAASGQCLVSAGPRDVWLATGGGAHTRVLHSGDRGLTWKAADTPIPAGDPARGVFALAFRDRAHGLAVGGDYRADQTSPRSAAVSGDGGRTWTPAGRPPPAYRSGVAWLPHSRASALAVGPTGTDLTTDGGRTWRTLDTGSYDTVDCTADLGCWAAGEKGRVARLER, translated from the coding sequence ATGAGGGGCTTGGGGAAGTCGAGACGCAAGAGTCGGGCGAGTCGGACGGTCACCGTGGGACTGTGCGCGGCCGCGTTCGCCGCAGCGCTGACGGCGGCGGCGCCCGCGCAGGCGCACGAAGCGCAGGCGCACGGAACGCGGGCGCACGGAACGCGGGCGCACGGAAGCGGGAAGGCCGTCGTCCACTGGGAACTCAAGGCCGGCGGTACGGACGCGCGGTTCCGCGGGCTGTCCGCCGTCGGCCGGAACACCGCCTGGGTGGCCGGATCGAAGGGCACCGTGCTGCGCACCACGGACGGCGGCGCGCACTGGCACGACGTCTCGCCGCCCGGCGCGGCCGGACTGGAGTTCCGTGACATCGAGGCGTTCGACGCCCGGCGCGCCGTGGCCCTGACCATCGGAGAGGGGGAGGCCTCCCGGGTCTTCCGCACCGACGACGGCGGCGCCACCTGGACCGAGTCCTTCCGCAACACCGATCCGAAGGCCTTCTACGACTGCCTCACCTTCTTCGACCGGCGTCACGGCCTGGCGATGAGCGACCCCGTGGACGGCAGGTTCCGCATCCTGTCCACGAGCGACGGAGGGCGTTCCTGGACGGTGCTGCCCGGTGACGGCATGCCCGCCGCGCAGGACGGCGAGGCGGGATTCGCGGCGAGCGGGCAGTGCCTCGTGAGCGCGGGACCGCGGGACGTGTGGCTGGCCACCGGCGGGGGCGCCCACACGCGCGTGCTGCACTCCGGCGACCGGGGACTGACCTGGAAGGCGGCCGACACTCCGATCCCGGCCGGCGACCCGGCACGCGGTGTCTTCGCCCTCGCCTTCCGCGACCGCGCCCACGGCCTCGCGGTCGGCGGCGACTACCGCGCCGACCAGACGTCCCCCCGGTCGGCGGCCGTCAGCGGCGACGGCGGCCGCACCTGGACCCCGGCCGGCCGCCCGCCGCCCGCCTACCGCTCCGGAGTCGCCTGGCTCCCGCACAGCCGCGCCTCCGCCCTCGCGGTCGGCCCGACCGGCACCGACCTCACGACCGACGGCGGCCGTACCTGGCGGACCCTGGACACCGGCTCGTACGACACCGTGGACTGCACCGCCGACCTGGGCTGCTGGGCCGCCGGTGAGAAGGGCCGGGTGGCACGCCTGGAGCGCTGA
- a CDS encoding acyl-CoA dehydrogenase family protein, translating to MKRQIFGTEHDAFRETVRTFLAKEVTPYYEQWEKDGIVSREAWRAAGTQGLLGLAVPEEYGGGGNPDFRYSAVLAEEFTRAGASGLALGLHNDIIGPYLTGLGTDEQRRRWLPGFCDGSLITAIAMTEPGAGSDLQGIRTHAEDRGDHWLLNGSKTFISNGILADLVIVVARTTPEGGAHGLSLLVVERGMEGFERGRNLDKIGQKAQDTAELFFHDVRVPRENLLGELNGAFVHLMTNLAQERMGIAVAGIAAAEHLLDITTRYVKEREAFGRPLSKLQHIRFEIAEMATECAVTRTFLDRCIVDHSNGELDAVHASMAKWWATELQKRVADRCLQLHGGYGYMTEYPVARAFTDGRIQTIYGGTTEIMKEIIGRSLLG from the coding sequence ATGAAGCGGCAGATCTTCGGCACCGAGCACGACGCGTTCCGCGAGACCGTACGCACCTTTCTCGCCAAGGAGGTGACGCCGTACTACGAACAGTGGGAGAAGGACGGCATCGTCTCGCGCGAGGCCTGGCGGGCGGCCGGGACGCAGGGGCTGCTCGGACTCGCCGTACCGGAGGAGTACGGAGGCGGCGGCAACCCCGACTTCCGCTACAGCGCCGTCCTCGCCGAGGAGTTCACGCGCGCGGGAGCCTCGGGGCTCGCCCTCGGCCTGCACAACGACATCATCGGGCCGTATCTGACCGGTCTGGGCACCGACGAGCAGCGGCGGCGCTGGCTGCCCGGCTTCTGCGACGGCTCGCTGATCACCGCGATCGCCATGACCGAGCCCGGCGCCGGATCCGACCTCCAGGGCATCAGGACCCACGCCGAGGACCGGGGCGACCACTGGCTGCTCAACGGCTCCAAGACCTTCATCTCCAACGGGATCCTGGCCGACCTCGTGATCGTCGTCGCCCGGACGACCCCCGAAGGCGGCGCCCACGGCCTGTCTCTGCTGGTCGTCGAGCGCGGCATGGAAGGCTTCGAGCGTGGCCGCAATCTCGACAAGATCGGACAGAAGGCGCAGGACACGGCCGAGCTGTTCTTCCACGACGTCCGCGTCCCCAGGGAGAACCTGCTCGGTGAGCTCAACGGCGCCTTCGTGCACCTCATGACGAACCTCGCGCAGGAGCGCATGGGCATCGCCGTCGCCGGGATCGCCGCCGCCGAACACCTGCTGGACATCACCACGCGGTACGTCAAGGAGCGCGAGGCCTTCGGACGGCCGCTGTCCAAGCTCCAGCACATCCGCTTCGAGATAGCCGAGATGGCGACCGAGTGCGCCGTCACCCGGACGTTCCTCGACCGCTGCATCGTCGACCACTCGAACGGGGAACTCGACGCCGTGCACGCCTCGATGGCCAAGTGGTGGGCCACCGAACTGCAGAAGCGTGTCGCCGACCGCTGCCTGCAACTGCACGGCGGCTACGGCTACATGACGGAGTACCCCGTCGCCCGGGCCTTCACCGACGGCCGCATCCAGACCATCTACGGCGGGACCACCGAGATCATGAAGGAGATCATCGGGCGCTCCCTGCTCGGCTGA
- a CDS encoding CaiB/BaiF CoA transferase family protein: protein MAGAGTTTHGPLTGVRVVELAGIGPGPFAAMLLADLGADVVRVDRPGGPGLGIDPEYDVTNRNKRSVVIDLKSEDGPARVLDLAERADVLVEGFRPGVAERLGVGPGACHARNPRLVYGRMTGWGQEGPLAERAGHDIAYIAPTGVLGMTGGPDVPPTVPANLVGDYAGGSLYLVVGVLAALHHARATGAGQVVDAAIVDGTAHLASMIHGMVAAGAWQDRRGANLLDGGCPYYGTYETSDGKYMAVGALEARFYDEFVRLLGIEEHAGARTDVARWDALRATVAARFRTRTREEWTAVFDGSDACVAPVLSLREAPAHPHLAARGTFTDHGGITQPAPAPRFSVTRTSVRSGPARPGTGAAGVARDWDVPHLAEDDRAKDGG from the coding sequence ATGGCAGGGGCAGGGACGACGACGCACGGCCCGCTGACCGGAGTGCGCGTGGTCGAGCTGGCGGGCATCGGGCCCGGACCGTTCGCCGCCATGCTGCTCGCCGACCTCGGCGCGGACGTCGTCCGCGTGGACCGGCCCGGCGGCCCGGGGCTCGGGATCGATCCGGAGTACGACGTCACCAACCGCAACAAGCGGTCGGTCGTCATCGACCTGAAGTCCGAGGACGGTCCGGCCCGCGTCCTCGACCTGGCCGAGCGCGCGGACGTCCTCGTCGAGGGCTTCCGCCCCGGTGTGGCCGAGCGCCTCGGCGTCGGCCCCGGCGCCTGTCACGCGCGCAACCCCCGCCTCGTCTACGGACGCATGACCGGCTGGGGCCAGGAGGGCCCGCTCGCCGAGCGCGCCGGGCACGACATCGCCTACATCGCCCCGACCGGCGTCCTCGGCATGACCGGCGGTCCTGACGTGCCCCCGACGGTCCCCGCGAACCTCGTCGGGGACTACGCGGGCGGCTCGCTCTACCTCGTCGTCGGTGTGCTCGCCGCGCTCCACCACGCCCGCGCGACCGGCGCCGGACAGGTCGTGGACGCGGCGATCGTCGACGGCACCGCGCACCTCGCCTCGATGATCCACGGCATGGTCGCCGCCGGCGCCTGGCAGGACCGGCGCGGCGCCAACCTCCTCGATGGCGGCTGCCCGTACTACGGGACGTACGAGACGTCCGACGGGAAGTACATGGCGGTGGGCGCCCTCGAAGCCCGGTTCTACGACGAGTTCGTGCGGCTGCTCGGCATCGAGGAGCACGCGGGCGCCCGCACGGACGTGGCCCGCTGGGACGCGCTGCGCGCGACGGTCGCCGCGCGCTTCAGGACCCGTACCCGGGAGGAGTGGACCGCGGTCTTCGACGGCTCCGACGCGTGTGTGGCCCCCGTCCTGTCGCTGCGGGAGGCTCCCGCGCACCCCCACCTCGCCGCCCGCGGCACCTTCACCGACCACGGCGGCATCACCCAGCCCGCCCCCGCGCCCCGCTTCTCCGTGACCCGCACGTCCGTCCGTTCCGGCCCCGCCCGGCCCGGCACGGGCGCGGCCGGCGTCGCCCGCGACTGGGACGTGCCCCACCTGGCCGAGGACGACCGGGCGAAGGACGGCGGCTGA